The DNA region TCGAGGCGTTCCACAGCCAGCAGCGCCTCCGCCGCCGAGCCGGCCTCACCGACGATCTGCATGCCGGATTCATTCTCCAGCAGCATGCGCAAACCGGAACGGACGACAGCGTGATCGTCAACCAGCAACAGGCGTGTCGGCATAGCCTACCTCGCGAGTCGGATGGCGCGGGATGAGTACCGTGACGCAGGTTCCCTTGCCCGGTGCGGTGTCAATCGCCAACTGTCCGCCGAGCAGCACCGCCCGTTCCTGCATGCCCAACAGCCCCCACGGCGGATCTTCGCCCTCTCGCACCAGCGTTGGATCAAATCCGATTCCGCTGTCACACACCATCAGGGTGACGTGGTCCGGAAGGTACTTCACCTGGACAGAGGCCCTGTCGGTCTGGGCATGTCGGACCACGTTGTTTAGGGCCTCCTGGGTAATCCGGAACAGGGCTGTCGCCGCCTCACCCGGGAGCGTATCATCCTCACCAATGACCTCGACTGCGACCCTCAATTGTGTGCGCACCTGCAACTCGCCGGCATACCAGCGCAGGGTCGCCGCCAGCCCGAGGTCATCCAGGTGTGATGGCCTGAGGTTGGCGATAATGCGCTGTAGCTCATGCAGCGAGTGGGTGACGAGGTCTTCAAGCTGCTGCAGCTGGCTGCCTGCCCGCCGCGGGTCCTTGGCAAGGGTACTCAGCGCGCCCCGCAAACCCAGGCCAACCGCCGTCAACGATTGGCCGGTGTCGTCGTGCAGTTCACGCGCAATTCGCTGCCGCTCGGCCTCCTGCGCAGCCACCACCCGCTTCAAGAGCTCGCCGCGCATCGCCTGCCTGCGTTCGGCCTCCTGCAGCCGGGCCGCTTGCAGCTCGGCAATGTGACGCTGGACTTCGACCTCGGACGAGCGCAGGAATCGGACAACGAAGATCGCGACCACCACCGCAGCTGCTGCCCGCAGCAGCTGCACCGGAAAACCAAACAGCGAGATGAACAGGTCGTTGTTGATGATATTCGACGGCGGTAGAGGCGTGGCAACCGTGAAGGCCTGGCC from Anaerolineales bacterium includes:
- a CDS encoding sensor histidine kinase; the encoded protein is MPSNALIWIFFVYGLAFFSMGLAILLEIGHISDQRLHYALRFLAVFGLVHGAHEWMEMFHLLGMSPLQAVNADTLDVIRVFVLGLSFLSLAAFGAALLFPGAMSRKASIWIPLAGLAVWTMGMLALSGRYPQDFWHVADVWTRYILAIPSALLACAGLLAQRRVFSQAGLAEFGQDSLWAAVAFAWYGAIGQAFTVATPLPPSNIINNDLFISLFGFPVQLLRAAAAVVVAIFVVRFLRSSEVEVQRHIAELQAARLQEAERRQAMRGELLKRVVAAQEAERQRIARELHDDTGQSLTAVGLGLRGALSTLAKDPRRAGSQLQQLEDLVTHSLHELQRIIANLRPSHLDDLGLAATLRWYAGELQVRTQLRVAVEVIGEDDTLPGEAATALFRITQEALNNVVRHAQTDRASVQVKYLPDHVTLMVCDSGIGFDPTLVREGEDPPWGLLGMQERAVLLGGQLAIDTAPGKGTCVTVLIPRHPTREVGYADTPVAG